Within the Candidatus Limnocylindrales bacterium genome, the region TCTCGCCCTTCACCGCTTTGTCGACGTCGAATGTAACCCAAGTCGCCGCCAGTCCCGACGCATCCCTGCCGGTACGAACGTTCGTCACCGTGGCATGAACGATCCGGTCCGCGCCGCGGACCGTTTCATCGAGCGTCAACTCCCGCGCCACCGTCATCGCGCCGGCGGATGTGGCGGCGAGAACGGCGGCGAGCGAAGCGATCCGAATGAACTTTCGTCTCATCCCTAACCTCTTGCGCGAAGCTCGTCGGTGTCGTTCCGGAGCATGCCATTCGACGGAAAAGCGCTCGACCAGCAGTGTCCGTCGCTGTTCATCCATTGCACCGACAGCGGGAATACGAGCGGCAGTACCGGCATACCGAGCGCGTCGCCGGCTCCTTTGAGCTTGAACTTCGCACGCCCGGCATCATCGGCTTTGAGCTTGGCCGATCCGAGACCGTCCGGAAGCAGCCCGGCATCTTTGTAGCTCAGGCCCGAGCTCTTCACGCTCCAGCAGCCCTCGAGCCCCGAGCCGCAGCGAGTGCCCGCCGGCGCCCTCGCCATCAGACGGAGCGAATTCGCGGCGTCGTAGACGCACAGCGCGTAGCTGGTTCCAGCGTCTGTCGAGGGATCGCCGAGCTCCGCGGCCGACGCGTCGCCGGGTCCCCATTTCCATTGCAGCGCGAAGTTCGATGGATCCCCGCGACGAAGACGAAGCGACGAGTGTCCGACCGAGGACGGCGCGGAGCAGTCGTTGCGCGGCGCCGGCGGACACGCGGCGGCCGGTGCAAAGTCGAATGCAATCTCCATCAGTCCCCCGCCCTGCACACGCGCGGCGACATCGAACAGATAGGGAACTCCCGCATCGGCCGCGACGACCAGATCCGATGTGACATTCGGTCCGCTGTCGTTGTCGCAGGCCTCCTGCGTCAATATGCCGCATTGTCCACTCAGTGCGCTGACGATCGTATCATAGTTGCTGCCGGACGTGGCTGCGTGGATCACCCCGTCGACAGAGGGCGTGAACTGATACCAGACGCTGTTGTAGTTCTGCGAAAAAAACTCCGTGCATGTCTGGATAGGGTCGAATGCACCGAGCGTTGCGCCGGTGACGTCGATCGCATCGGCAAATGGCATCTCATCGATGTCGATCGCACCGCTGCATTCGTCATTGACCGGGATCGGGCCCTGGTTCGCGATGAAGTCGATGTCGTCGATTACGCTGCCGGCCGTGACGACGATTGCCTGTGCGACCGCCGGATCGTCCGGCGGATTGCTGGCCGCCTCGTCACTGCCATTCCAGAACTCCGGAGCGCCCGGCAGCCCTGTCGGAGTTTCGGACGGTCCGACGCTCGAGCCGCCGATAAAAGCGGCATAGACCGGCTCGATCTCCACCGTGTAAGACCCCGGCGGCAGTCCCTTCAATTCATACCGCCCTCTCAATGCGGCGTCCGCCGGTCCACCCGGATTGGACGGAAAGTAGTAGGCCCCGGAAACCTGCGACACGGCCGTCACAAGCGAATCGCCAACGGCGCGCGCCACGACGTTCGCACCCTGAAACAGCGTAACGCCGTCGGCGAAAAGCACGGATCCCGCTATCGTCCCGTTCTCGGTGTCGAACGACGCGGCCGGATACAGCGAAGAGACCGAGGCCATGTCGTCGAGGTGAAGCGATGTCATCGCCGTTCCGTTGACCAGAATCGGGAACATCGTCGCGACCGCTGCATCGTTCAAAGGGTCTCCATCGAACGCGACGGACAGGCCCACCTGCGAATGGTCAAGGTTGAGATAGTGTCCGAGTTCGTGGATCAGGACGGCATCGAACTGTTCCGGGGTCAGCTCGGGATTGGAATCGGAATCGACGCCGTCGAGGAATACCCCGTTCATCACCGAATAACCTTCGGTAAGTTCGGGAGGGACATACGTCCCGCAGGCCGGTGCCGCGAATCCGATGATGTGCTCACTGGCGCCGTCACCGAAGAGGTCATCGGTGATCTTTCCATCCGTATCGAAAACAATCGGGCTCAATCCATCATCGCATGACGACAGGATGCCCGTGTAGTTGGCCGACGTCACGTCCATCGAAAGTTGAGATCCCGCGCTCAGCGAGACATCTGCCGTCGCCACGTCGTTCCAGGCGTCGGCGGCAGCCGCCAGGCGCGCTGTCGCGGATGCATTCGACAGTGCGCCGAGCGAGCCGCGATCCGGATTGTACGACGCCGTGCCGCCCGGCCAGGTCAGTGGCTGCCCCCCACCGTTCACGATCAGTGGGCCGGCCGCATCTGACGACCGGGCAGCTACCGCGATGCACAGCGCTGCGGCGAACAGGCAATGAAGAAGCCGCGTCACGTGTACAGCCCTCAGTCGACGCGCGCGACGCGAAACGGCACGCCGACGGATGCGAACGATCCTCGAGCGATGACGATCGACTGAGAAAGAACGAAAAGACTGATTTTCTCCAAGTTGGTCAGACAATACCTCCCCCGAGCGAGGCCAATCAACCCGGAAACTCGCAGGTTCGAGCCGAATCGTACGGTGCCGGAACGCTTGATCCACACTTCATTCGTCCACTTTCGTCGCCGATCCTTCAAAGCATTCGTCGCCCACGATCACGGTGACGGTGGTAGTCACTGTCGTTTCGTCGGCGAGACCCGCGGCCAGCGTCAGGCCTTCGGCGGTGATGTCGAAGATCTCGAGGGGGTTGTCGGGAATGTTGCAGACGAAAAGCCGGTTGCCGTCCGGCGACATCGCACGCGGGCGAACCGGCCCGGATTCGAAAGTTACGAACGCAGCGGCCGGCGCTGCGACGACGGGAAGCGCGAGTGCAAGCGCTCGACGAGCGAGATGATGCATGCCCCTCCCGGAGATCCTGCACCTTGATGCACGACCCGGCGATACTACGTGGCCGGTTCGTGCCGACGCAAGGCAGGAACTCCGGGGTGCTGCGTAGCTAGTATCCCGGCGGCGGAGCGACGCCGACCCACGACGGCGTGCTTCCCGAGTACGCCTGCTGGTACCACGACGAACCGCACTGCAGATAGCTTACGCCACCGACCATCACCGTGGCGCCAGCGCACGGAGGCGCGGAAACAGCCGAGTTCACAACAGCCGATCCGACGGCAGCCGCGGCGCCGACAGCCAGGCCGACCGCGAGACCTTCGCCTTCGTCCCACTCGCCGTTTCCCCAATCGTCGTCCCAGTCGCCGTTGTGATCGTGATTGTCCTCGGCGAAGTCCTGGCGATCGTCCTGACGGTTGCTGGCGGCGTTCTGGCGGTCTTCGCGCGCGCCGGTGGCGTAGTCCTGACGGTCCTGCTGGCTTCTGGTTCCCGCCTTCTGGCTGGCCGATCCGCTTCGCTGGCTCGCGGCAGCGCCGGCCTGACGGTTCTGCGATCCGGACTGCGGCACGTTCTGTACCGACGGAGGCATTGTGCGCTGCCCGGAGGATGCCGCCGGAGAACGCGAGGCACCGGGCGCCGTGCGCGAGCTCGCCGACGGTGCGGCACTCGCTCCAGGCCGAGTCGTCGAGTTGCCACCGCGACTCAACGAGTTCCCACCGCGACTCGTCGAAGCTGCGCCGCGACTCGCTGACGCTCCACTGCGACTCGCTGACGCTCCGCCGCGACTCGCGGGCGAAGCACCCGAGCGTCCGCTCGAAAGGCTTCCGCCCGACGCCGCGCCGCCGCGACTGAAACCTCCACCGGCACCGCCGCGTGAAGCGCCACCACCGCCGCGGCCTCCGCCGCCGCCGCCGCCGCCGAATCCACGCGCGAGCGCTTCGTTCGCGCCGGTCGCGAAGAGCGCGAACATGGCCATCGTCACGATCGCTGCAAATGCTCTACGGTTGCGCTGCTTCATGGCTTCTTCTCCTTGGCCGCGGTTGCAGCTTTCGGCACCGATGCGGCGATCTGAGGCGCGACCTGAGGAAGGAACGCGATCCTGTGAGCGTTCTTGTCGGCCTCGAAGCGGAACTTGGAGCTCGAGGCGCTCGGCGAGAAGTCCCAGTCCTCGAACGTCGTCGCATACTGCGGCTGCTCGTCGGCATTCTTGTATGTGATGACGACGCGCTGGAGCATCGGCGGATCGTCGACGCTCACCCAGAACTGCGCATCCACATCGGTGCCGCGCGCGGCAAAGTGGTCGGCCTCTTTGCCGAAACGATGCGTGCTCTCGACATACTCGACATCGCTGAGGCGGCTGTCGAGCTCCTGCCGGAACGTGGTCAGCAGCATTGCAGCCAATGGAAGCTGCATCTTCAGGTCCTGCCGGAAGTAACGGACGGCATCGTCGAGCGAGCCTGCCTTTTCGACCTGCGCATAGACGCCCTGGCTCGGTGTCGACACGGTGATGGACTTGCCGTCATAGAGAACGACGCTCTGTTCTCCGTCGCTGCGCTCGACGTCGATGCGAAGCGCGTCGGGACGCCGCACCAGTACCTCGCGCGTGTCGCCGAACTCGACCTTCTGGCCGGATCTCTGAACGGCGTCGTAATCACTGTGCATCCTGACGGAGAACGCCTTGGCCTTGCCGAGCGTGTCTGCCATTTCGAGCAGGCGGGCGCGCGCGGCCTCCGGAGTCACGACGGCACCTGCAGCCGCGACGCGCGACGTCGCTGCAAGAGCAACGGCGACGCAGATCGATTTCCAGTTTGAGATCATGGGACCCTCCGATATCGAGCACGCTGCGGGCTCGTAAACCCTGTTGAGTCGACTCGTTCCGTATGCAGCTATCGAGGCATAAACCCCGACTCAAGCTCGTGGCTTCTACTGCCCCTCTTCAACTCGCCGTCGCCTCGAGCCTGCGCCGCGACCAGCGCGCCGACAACTCGATTCCGGGCAATTCCAGTGCGCGATACGAGATGATGGAAATGCCTACGACGGCCGCAAGGATCACGACGGCCGCCCACGGCGCGGGCGGCAGGACCTGTTTCAGATAAATGATGATCGGCATGTGCCACAGGTACGCGCTGAAGCTGGCGAGTCCGATGATGCGAATCACGCGCAGCTTGAAGACTTCGGCGAGATAGCGGCCCGCGAGCACCGACAGCAGGAAAAGCGACCAGGCGGCGCCGTACCAGCTCACCGTCGAGCCCAGCCAGTTCGTAAACAGGGCGTGCGACGGGCCGAACGGTGCGCCGAGAAACTGCGGAGCAACAACAGCCAGCAGGAAGAAAACGCCGAGCACGTCGCATACCCAGCGCACCGGCTCCGGCACACTGTGCCGGGCAATCCACTGCCAGAGCGCCGCAGCGATCATCCCGAAAAGAAAGACCGCCAGATAGTCCGGCAGATCGATCGACAGCCTGGGCACGGCTTGCGGAGGCACGGCCCATGACGCGAAGAACAGAAACAGGGTCAGGAACACCACCGAGGCCAAAGGCCTCGAGTGGGCGATGACGTGGGTCGCGATGAGCAGTGCCGGCAGCAGCATATAGAACTTCATCTCGACCGGAATGGTCCAGAAAATCTTCTGCCCGTCGAGAA harbors:
- a CDS encoding acyltransferase, producing MSPIQSSGAASGTAGTDGAALETPGAHRKDYLPPLEGIRGMAVLLVVLSHMSSTGVVFDQSVNFRGLGNFGVYLFFVLSAFLLTRQFLERPPEPATAGGYWGAYAMRRILRIYPLYTIVLLSAAVAPLISFAVAGPRPPSILRHLLLLDGQKIFWTIPVEMKFYMLLPALLIATHVIAHSRPLASVVFLTLFLFFASWAVPPQAVPRLSIDLPDYLAVFLFGMIAAALWQWIARHSVPEPVRWVCDVLGVFFLLAVVAPQFLGAPFGPSHALFTNWLGSTVSWYGAAWSLFLLSVLAGRYLAEVFKLRVIRIIGLASFSAYLWHMPIIIYLKQVLPPAPWAAVVILAAVVGISIISYRALELPGIELSARWSRRRLEATAS
- a CDS encoding DUF2092 domain-containing protein yields the protein MISNWKSICVAVALAATSRVAAAGAVVTPEAARARLLEMADTLGKAKAFSVRMHSDYDAVQRSGQKVEFGDTREVLVRRPDALRIDVERSDGEQSVVLYDGKSITVSTPSQGVYAQVEKAGSLDDAVRYFRQDLKMQLPLAAMLLTTFRQELDSRLSDVEYVESTHRFGKEADHFAARGTDVDAQFWVSVDDPPMLQRVVITYKNADEQPQYATTFEDWDFSPSASSSKFRFEADKNAHRIAFLPQVAPQIAASVPKAATAAKEKKP